The genomic region TGCCTAAGTAGGGCCGGATCCCTGCTTCCAGGGAGCTAGGAAATATCAGGATCCTGAACTACTCTGCCAAAAAGTTGGCGCGGCCTTTCAGGCAGGCGCAGTGGAGCGGAAGGCGATCCGATCTTGAAGGGAGAATCCTCGAGCGTGGTACTGGTGCTGGCCGATACGACCGATCCCTGGGCGTCGCTGGTACACGCGGAACTGTGCAGGCGTGGATTGGACGTACTCCTCATCCCCCGGGCCGAACTCCTGGACAGAATCCGGCTGAATTGGCCGATGGCGGCCGGCTCACCGACCGTGGCGGGTACGATGGTCATCGACGGCCGCTCTTTTGAGTGCGGTGCCCTTCGAGGCGTGTTCGTCCAGTGGGTCCTGCCGCTTCCGCTGCTTCTCGACGATCTCTCCGTCCAGGATCGTGATTACGTCCTCCGTGAGACCACGGCGGCGTGGATTGCCTTCTTGAACAGCCTTCCTTGCCCGGTGATCAACCGGCCGGTGCCGGGAGGACGTCCGGCTCTGCTCGGAGGCAGCGCGGTCTCTGCGCAGATCGCACGTGATTGCGGGTTCGATCTTCCGGCTGCCCGGTACACGTCGAGTGAGGCCGACGCCGTTCTGCAATTTGCGGCCTGGAACGAGCAGGCGTACCTCAAGGCGTTGGGGTCGGCGGAGCCGGGAGTCGTTCTCAGTCGGCAGAATGGGATCGAGCACATCCGTCAGGTGATGGAGCGCCATGCCGTCTCGCTCCAGGCGATTCCGCAAGGTCAACGCATGACCGTCTATGTCGTGGGAGGGGACGCGGCCGCGACGATCCTTCACGCGGATGAAGAATCGTCGCAACGTACCGCCGATCTGCCGGTATTTCCGACCGGGCGTTGCGTGGACCTGGTCCGCGCGCTGGGTTTGAGTTTTGCCGAATGCCACGTCGTGGTCGCTGCCGACGGGCGGATCTGTTGTCTCGATGTGAACGGTGCTCCCAATTATTGGCGCTGCACCAGGGCGGTGCAGCGCCGGCTCGTGCAGCGTCTTGCCGATTGTTTGTCGGAAGAGAGGAGTATGGCATTTTATGATTCTGCTCGTGGGACCCATGGCGGATCCGGTGCTGGCCAACGTCTGTGCCAGACTGGCGGTCCGGAACGCTGACTTGATGCTCGTCCATCCGGATGCCGACGGCGACACGTGGAATCTGTCGTGGGCGATCGAAGACGGCTGCGTCTCGGACCGGATCGGGCTGGGGAATCGGATCGTCCGTGGGTCCGACATCGAGTCCGTCTACCTTCGCGCGATGACCAGCCGTGACACCTCCATGCAGGCCGCGCGGATGGCCGTCACGTCGCTGTGGGAGTTCGCGGAGAGCCTTCCGGTCCTCGTCGTGAATCGAAGGCAGGCCTCGCACACCAACATGTCGAAGCCCTATCAGCTGCAGCTGATCGAACGGTACGGGTTTCGAGTTCCCAAGACCCTGGTCACGATGGTGCCGGAGCAAGCCCGTGCCTTTTACGATGAGTGTGGCGGCCGTGTCATCTACAAGTCGATCAGCTCCGAGCGATCGATCGTGAAACGGCTGACCCCCGACGATTTCGCGCGGCTGGACTTGGTGCGGGAATGCCCCACGCAGTTTCAAGAGATGATTCCCGGCACGGACCTGCGGGTGCATACGGTCGGGGACCGACTTTTCGCAACCGAGGTGGTCTCCGACGGCGTCGACTATCGGTACGCGGCGGATGAGGGCGGCCGCCGAAGCATGCGCGCCGTCGAGTTGCCTCCGGCGATCCATGCCCGCTGTCTGGATCTCGTCGGCGGGATCGGGTTGAGCCTCAGCGGAATCGATCTTCGCCGGACGCCTGACGGCTCCTACTATTGCTTCGAAGTGAACACAAGTCCGGCGTTTACGTTGTTCGAAAATCATACGGGTCAGCGGATCGGCGACGCCCTGGCGGACTTGCTCCTTACGGGAACCGCCTGAGGGCGACTGAAGAGACGGGCACGCGGGGCCGGTGGCAGGAAGGTGAATGGAAGTCCGCCGGCCATGGGATGCGGACGAGACGGAAAAGGAGGAGCGTCGATCATGAGCAGACAACCCTTCATTACAGCAGACTTGAGGCCGGATGTGTCGGAGGATGACGCGGAGCAGGCGCACGTCGGTGGTTCAGCCGGCACAGAACAATTGGCCGAAGCCGCCCGCGCCCTGCTCAGCGAAGAGGAGCGGCAGCAAGTCGAACGCGGTGACCAAGGCAAGCGCCAGGAGTTGATGGCCTCGATCCCGCGGGCCAGCACGAACGTGCAGGGCACGACGCTGGACGGGGAGACCGTGCTGTTGGATTTCACCAGCGGACGGTACTACACGCTCAATCGGGTCGGGTCCGCCGTCTGGGAGCACTGTACCGGGAGCGAATCGCTGCAGGACATTCACGAGGGGCTGTGCGCCAGATACGACGCGGCGCCCGAGCGCATTGCCGACGATCTTCTGGCTCTCGTCACCCAATTGGGTCACGAGGGACTCTTAACACTGGAAAGGAGGTGAAGAAGAATGGATGCTCAACAGAAGGAATCCTATACGGAGCCTGTGTTGATGGCGCACGAATTGCTGCGCGACATCACCGGCAGCAAGTACCGGGAGAAGTATCGCGACAAGGTCAACGATAACTAATTGTGTTCCGACCTTGCCGTCATTCCATGGCTGGCCGGTCTCTGAAGATCGGCCAGCTACTGGTGGCATCAGAGCGAGCAACAAGAAGAGGTGCGAGATGATCGAAGCGAAGCCGGTGCAGGACTATCTGTTCGCATTCCATGGAATCGAATTGCACTATCACGCGTCGTCCGTGACGCTGGCGGAGCCAGTCCTGGCGTTTCTTCGGCACTACCGGAGCGAGTCCGCCTCCGAGAAAACAGTCCTGACGGTTCGCTTCGAGGAGGTCCGCAGCACGGCGGATATCCCCTATCGCATATCCAAGACGTCGAAAACGTTGTTTTCCGGAACCAGACCGGCCATGGGCGATTCCCTGCGGTCGATCTGGCGTTGTGACGTGGTACAGGACAGAGACCGGCTGGTCGCCGATTTCCATGATCAAGGCCTCTTGGTG from Nitrospira japonica harbors:
- a CDS encoding ATP-grasp domain-containing protein; the encoded protein is MILLVGPMADPVLANVCARLAVRNADLMLVHPDADGDTWNLSWAIEDGCVSDRIGLGNRIVRGSDIESVYLRAMTSRDTSMQAARMAVTSLWEFAESLPVLVVNRRQASHTNMSKPYQLQLIERYGFRVPKTLVTMVPEQARAFYDECGGRVIYKSISSERSIVKRLTPDDFARLDLVRECPTQFQEMIPGTDLRVHTVGDRLFATEVVSDGVDYRYAADEGGRRSMRAVELPPAIHARCLDLVGGIGLSLSGIDLRRTPDGSYYCFEVNTSPAFTLFENHTGQRIGDALADLLLTGTA
- a CDS encoding PqqD family protein, giving the protein MSRQPFITADLRPDVSEDDAEQAHVGGSAGTEQLAEAARALLSEEERQQVERGDQGKRQELMASIPRASTNVQGTTLDGETVLLDFTSGRYYTLNRVGSAVWEHCTGSESLQDIHEGLCARYDAAPERIADDLLALVTQLGHEGLLTLERR